A portion of the Cellulophaga algicola DSM 14237 genome contains these proteins:
- a CDS encoding sodium:solute symporter, producing the protein MSNLSYIDLTVLVLYIIFIIWWALKNGKSKDSDAYFLAGRNLTWPMVGLSLFAASVSSSTLMGHSGEGFISGIAVFNYNWISVLIMVFFAMFFLPFYIKSGIFTMPEFLERRFDGKSRTYFSFITIIGNVFLDAAATLYTGALIIKMIFPEVEIIWIIIGMAAVAGSYTIIGGLSSAINADMIQAAVLIIGSSILSFYAISSIGGWESFIDKFNDGVWLKLTRPLDDPTVPWLGMWVGIPILGFYFWANNQVMVQRVLSAKSIDHGRKGVLLVGFLYLFTLFIFIVPGLIARGINLFGVENLPHELISGIDLKEKYGINTDQVYPRLIVKLLPVGLIGIILSAMISALTSTLSATLSSVSTLFTMDFYSKIDKTASSSKKVKVGQITAVVTLVIAVIWAPYIQRFDSLIAYYQEIVSYLAPPIVGTFFIGLFWKRANAKGAFSGLMAGLAVAAVIMTLKYVLGVKINIHFLLLAPVLLLISLVVSIIVSLATAPPPADKVTGNTWTKQIWIDETIELKGIVWYKNFRVQAILLVIACFVMYGLFY; encoded by the coding sequence ATGAGTAATTTAAGTTATATAGATCTTACAGTTCTTGTTCTCTATATCATTTTTATAATATGGTGGGCTTTAAAAAATGGAAAGAGCAAAGATTCTGACGCCTACTTTTTGGCTGGTAGAAATTTAACCTGGCCAATGGTTGGACTATCTTTGTTTGCCGCAAGCGTTTCTAGCTCTACCTTAATGGGGCATTCTGGCGAGGGTTTTATTAGCGGTATTGCAGTGTTTAACTACAACTGGATATCTGTTTTAATAATGGTCTTTTTTGCAATGTTCTTTCTTCCGTTTTATATAAAATCTGGAATTTTTACAATGCCAGAATTTTTAGAACGCAGATTTGACGGCAAGTCTAGAACCTATTTTTCTTTTATTACCATTATAGGAAATGTTTTTTTAGATGCAGCCGCAACACTCTACACGGGTGCATTAATCATAAAAATGATTTTCCCGGAAGTAGAAATTATCTGGATTATTATAGGAATGGCCGCCGTTGCTGGTAGTTATACCATTATTGGTGGTTTATCTTCTGCTATTAATGCAGATATGATACAGGCCGCTGTATTAATTATTGGTTCTTCAATTTTATCGTTCTATGCTATTAGTAGTATTGGTGGCTGGGAATCTTTTATAGATAAATTTAACGATGGTGTTTGGTTAAAATTAACCAGACCTTTAGACGACCCTACAGTACCTTGGCTGGGAATGTGGGTTGGTATACCTATTCTTGGATTTTATTTTTGGGCAAATAACCAGGTAATGGTTCAACGTGTATTATCTGCAAAATCTATAGACCATGGTAGAAAAGGTGTACTTCTGGTTGGCTTTTTATACTTGTTTACATTATTCATATTTATTGTTCCTGGATTAATTGCTCGTGGTATAAACCTATTTGGAGTAGAGAATTTACCGCACGAATTAATTAGCGGTATAGACTTAAAAGAGAAATACGGAATTAATACCGATCAAGTTTATCCTAGATTAATTGTTAAGTTATTACCTGTAGGTCTTATTGGCATTATTTTATCTGCAATGATATCTGCGCTTACCTCAACCTTGAGTGCAACACTTAGTTCTGTATCAACCCTTTTTACTATGGATTTTTATAGTAAAATTGATAAAACAGCTAGTAGTTCAAAAAAGGTTAAAGTAGGTCAAATTACAGCTGTTGTTACCTTGGTAATTGCAGTTATTTGGGCACCATATATTCAGCGATTTGATTCGCTTATAGCTTATTATCAAGAAATAGTTTCTTATTTAGCACCACCAATTGTGGGTACATTTTTTATTGGTCTATTCTGGAAAAGAGCTAATGCAAAAGGAGCATTTAGCGGGTTAATGGCTGGTTTAGCTGTTGCTGCTGTCATTATGACGCTTAAGTATGTTTTAGGCGTAAAAATAAATATTCACTTTTTACTATTAGCGCCTGTATTGCTACTTATTAGTTTGGTAGTATCTATAATCGTTAGTTTAGCAACTGCACCGCCACCAGCAGATAAGGTTACCGGAAATACGTGGACAAAGCAAATTTGGATAGACGAAACCATAGAATTAAAAGGCATTGTTTGGTACAAGAATTTTAGAGTACAAGCTATTTTATTAGTTATAGCCTGTTTTGTTATGTATGGATTGTTTTATTAA
- a CDS encoding glycoside hydrolase family 130 protein gives MNTVEENKTGLLRLKKHQNNPVLSPNPENDWESLVVCNPGVWYEEGTFYMLYRAAGNDKEHQIRFGLATSTDGVNFTRTSDKPAFSPSIDGPDMGAVEDPRIVKFGSEFYITYAYRPHPPGQYWNFDHDEILVPECDVDAPLVLKNNIANSGLLLTKDFKNYRRLGRITQSNLDDRDVILFPEKINGKFAMLHRPKEWVGEEYGCDKPAIWLRYSDDLMVWEEPSTLLLAGINGTWEEKIGGSTPPLKTKDGWLIIYHGVENGGLGYYRVGAALLDLENPTIVKSRLTNWIMEPEHDYEIDGFYKGCVFPTGNMIIDDTLYVYYGAADRYVGLATCRIDELLNELKNA, from the coding sequence ATGAATACTGTAGAAGAAAACAAAACAGGGTTATTACGCCTTAAAAAACACCAAAACAACCCAGTTTTAAGTCCAAATCCAGAAAACGACTGGGAAAGCTTAGTAGTTTGTAATCCTGGAGTTTGGTATGAAGAAGGTACCTTTTATATGCTTTACAGAGCAGCAGGTAATGATAAAGAGCACCAAATACGCTTTGGCTTAGCAACTAGTACAGATGGAGTTAACTTTACACGTACTTCAGATAAACCTGCTTTTAGTCCAAGTATCGATGGTCCAGATATGGGCGCAGTAGAAGATCCTAGAATTGTAAAATTTGGATCAGAATTTTATATTACTTATGCGTACAGGCCCCATCCTCCAGGACAATATTGGAATTTTGATCACGATGAAATTTTAGTACCAGAATGTGATGTAGATGCACCTTTAGTTTTAAAAAATAACATTGCAAACTCTGGTTTGCTTTTAACTAAAGATTTTAAAAACTACAGGCGTTTAGGAAGAATTACACAAAGTAATTTAGACGATAGAGATGTTATACTTTTTCCTGAAAAAATAAACGGGAAATTTGCAATGCTACACAGACCAAAAGAATGGGTAGGCGAAGAATATGGTTGTGATAAGCCTGCTATTTGGCTTCGCTATTCTGATGATTTAATGGTTTGGGAAGAACCAAGCACATTACTGCTAGCAGGAATAAATGGCACTTGGGAAGAGAAAATTGGTGGCAGCACGCCGCCTTTAAAAACTAAAGATGGTTGGTTAATTATTTACCATGGTGTAGAGAATGGCGGATTAGGATATTACCGTGTTGGGGCAGCACTTTTAGATTTAGAAAATCCTACAATTGTAAAGTCTAGGCTAACTAATTGGATTATGGAACCAGAACACGATTATGAAATTGATGGCTTTTATAAAGGCTGTGTTTTTCCAACAGGAAATATGATTATTGATGATACTTTATATGTATATTATGGTGCTGCAGACAGGTATGTTGGCTTGGCAACTTGTCGTATTGATGAATTATTAAATGAATTAAAGAATGCTTAA
- a CDS encoding 3-deoxy-D-manno-octulosonic acid transferase, producing MHFIYNCSVYIVSFFLRILALFSPKLKLFVNGRKDIFTTLEDKLSKEAPVIWIHTASLGEFEQGLPVIEALNKNYSKHQILVTFFSPSGFEVKKKSSSADVITYLPLDTRYNAKRFIAAVNPDLALFVKYEIWPNYLSELEKNKIPTLLISAIFNKRQIFFKIYGSFMRKSLSAFSYFFVQDKNSQELLKSIGFNNSTISGDTRFDRVLKILDQDNELDFMGNFKQDKSCFVAGSSWPEDEAIIVNYINSNNSSLKFVFAPHTIKKEAIQKLAHAIQKKTVLYSELSDKNPSDYEVLIVDTIGILTKIYSYADVAYVGGGFATGLHNTLEPAVFGIPVLIGPKYSGFKEAEDLVAEKGVISITNQEHFTLELNKLLTSQKHYQETGRINASYISKRKGATNLIMDYIDTIM from the coding sequence GTGCATTTTATTTACAATTGCTCCGTATATATTGTTAGCTTTTTTCTTAGGATTTTGGCGCTATTTAGCCCCAAGTTAAAATTATTTGTAAACGGACGAAAAGATATCTTTACCACCTTGGAAGATAAATTATCAAAAGAGGCACCCGTAATCTGGATTCATACAGCATCATTAGGAGAGTTTGAACAAGGACTTCCTGTAATTGAAGCCTTAAATAAAAACTATTCAAAACATCAAATACTAGTAACTTTCTTTTCTCCTTCGGGATTTGAAGTGAAAAAAAAATCAAGCTCAGCAGATGTCATTACTTATTTGCCATTAGACACTAGATATAATGCCAAACGTTTCATCGCAGCAGTAAATCCGGACCTTGCACTATTTGTGAAATACGAAATTTGGCCAAATTATTTAAGTGAGCTAGAAAAAAACAAAATTCCAACTTTATTAATCTCTGCTATTTTCAATAAACGTCAAATATTTTTCAAAATTTACGGCAGTTTCATGCGAAAGAGTCTGTCTGCTTTCTCCTATTTTTTTGTTCAAGATAAAAACTCACAAGAATTATTAAAATCAATTGGCTTCAACAATAGTACGATTAGTGGAGATACTCGATTTGACCGTGTATTAAAAATTCTAGATCAAGACAATGAGTTAGACTTCATGGGCAATTTTAAACAAGACAAGTCCTGTTTTGTTGCTGGTAGTTCTTGGCCAGAAGACGAAGCTATTATCGTAAACTACATCAACTCAAATAATTCTAGTTTAAAATTTGTTTTTGCTCCGCATACCATCAAAAAAGAAGCGATACAGAAACTAGCACATGCTATTCAAAAGAAAACGGTATTGTATTCTGAATTGTCTGATAAAAACCCTTCTGATTATGAAGTTCTAATTGTAGACACGATTGGAATACTTACCAAAATATATAGTTATGCTGATGTTGCTTATGTAGGTGGTGGTTTTGCAACAGGATTACACAATACTCTAGAACCTGCCGTTTTCGGAATTCCGGTATTGATTGGGCCTAAGTATAGCGGATTTAAAGAAGCTGAAGATTTAGTAGCAGAAAAAGGAGTCATTTCAATTACCAATCAAGAGCATTTTACCCTTGAATTGAATAAGCTACTTACCTCACAAAAGCACTACCAAGAAACAGGAAGAATTAACGCCAGTTATATCTCTAAAAGAAAAGGAGCTACAAACTTAATAATGGATTATATTGATACTATAATGTAA
- a CDS encoding heme-binding domain-containing protein, which yields MLKKILIGLGLIFVVLQFFRPEKNISNDMTHDISTAYEIPEDVNHLLKVSCNDCHSNNTEYPWYANVQPVAWWLNDHVADGKRHLNFSTFTKLPIAVQNHKLEETIEMVEEKEMPLASYTNFGLHSEANLTDEQREKIIHWAKVQMEQLKNNYPADSLIMKRKKK from the coding sequence ATGCTAAAAAAAATACTAATTGGCCTTGGGCTGATCTTTGTAGTACTTCAGTTTTTTCGCCCAGAAAAGAATATTTCTAATGACATGACTCATGATATTTCTACAGCATATGAAATTCCTGAAGACGTAAATCACCTACTAAAAGTGTCTTGCAATGATTGCCATTCCAACAATACCGAATACCCATGGTATGCAAATGTTCAACCGGTAGCATGGTGGTTAAATGATCATGTAGCCGATGGAAAAAGACATTTAAACTTCTCAACATTTACCAAGCTACCTATAGCCGTCCAAAACCATAAATTAGAAGAAACTATAGAAATGGTAGAAGAAAAAGAAATGCCATTAGCCTCTTACACTAATTTTGGCTTACATTCCGAAGCTAACTTAACAGATGAGCAACGTGAAAAAATTATTCATTGGGCAAAAGTACAAATGGAGCAATTAAAAAATAATTATCCTGCAGATAGCTTAATCATGAAGCGTAAAAAGAAGTAG
- a CDS encoding RagB/SusD family nutrient uptake outer membrane protein, translating into MKTFTIINELKMKHFKKLIVALALVAGVTSCESLDVEPTGFYSDENFYKTIEDAEASILYAYDALTLVSYAPVTYYFTELASDNCNVKADEGADAQAFVNWEVTAQNQLLTQYYRSIYIAVNRANAVIENIEGKGFNPEDEKRILGEALFLRAYNHFNAVKAFGLAPLQKSLIDKLDETTATLPADMQEVYAFLIEDLTRAIDNLEVNRVAGRADKVAAQALLSKVYLFAASAKESGVPKYNTITESVDNLYTKSAEYAGMVLNNQGEYSHDMDLQNIYNVDTPNGPEHIFILSLDRSGTQEGDYSKLSKYFIPYIDGATVYLKNTDDTFSPTHDGWSVFQTSDKLFASYEAADKRKTDLFVSEVYDQSGAAIGSVADGTVIYPFTRKYIDPKFEGDKTSTRPYLIRYSDIQLVYAEATANADGLAQYNQIRNRANATELASIGGLSKADFRKLIVAERQRELAYEGDRLWDLRRTNTVQSNVTKAAGLSPDAVAFYPIPQREIDLNPNIN; encoded by the coding sequence ATGAAAACATTTACAATAATAAACGAATTGAAAATGAAGCACTTTAAAAAATTAATAGTAGCGCTCGCTCTTGTTGCGGGTGTTACTTCTTGCGAAAGCTTAGATGTAGAACCTACCGGTTTTTATTCCGATGAAAATTTCTATAAAACTATAGAAGACGCAGAAGCATCTATTTTATATGCTTATGACGCACTTACACTTGTTAGTTATGCTCCTGTAACATATTACTTTACAGAATTAGCATCAGACAACTGTAATGTAAAGGCAGACGAAGGTGCAGATGCGCAAGCATTTGTAAACTGGGAGGTTACTGCTCAAAACCAATTATTAACACAATATTACAGATCTATTTATATTGCTGTAAATCGTGCCAATGCTGTTATAGAAAATATAGAAGGCAAAGGGTTTAACCCAGAAGACGAAAAACGCATTTTAGGTGAGGCCTTATTCTTAAGAGCTTATAACCATTTTAATGCCGTAAAAGCATTTGGTTTAGCACCATTACAAAAATCTTTAATTGATAAGTTAGATGAAACAACAGCTACATTACCTGCAGATATGCAAGAGGTTTATGCTTTTTTAATTGAAGATTTAACTAGAGCAATAGACAATTTAGAGGTAAACAGAGTTGCAGGTCGCGCAGATAAAGTAGCTGCACAGGCATTACTTTCTAAAGTGTATTTATTTGCTGCTTCTGCAAAAGAAAGTGGGGTTCCTAAGTATAATACCATTACAGAAAGTGTAGATAATTTATATACTAAATCTGCAGAGTATGCTGGTATGGTTTTAAATAATCAAGGTGAATATAGTCACGATATGGATCTTCAAAACATTTACAATGTAGATACTCCTAACGGTCCAGAACATATTTTTATTTTATCATTAGATAGGTCTGGCACACAAGAGGGAGATTATTCTAAATTATCAAAATACTTTATTCCTTATATAGATGGCGCTACAGTATATCTAAAAAATACAGATGATACTTTTTCTCCAACACACGATGGGTGGAGCGTTTTTCAAACTTCAGATAAATTATTTGCGTCTTATGAAGCTGCAGACAAACGTAAAACCGATTTGTTTGTTTCTGAAGTATATGATCAAAGTGGTGCCGCTATTGGCTCTGTTGCAGATGGCACGGTAATTTATCCTTTCACTAGAAAATATATAGATCCTAAGTTCGAGGGTGACAAAACAAGCACAAGACCGTATTTAATTCGCTACTCAGACATACAACTGGTATATGCAGAGGCTACTGCCAATGCAGATGGCTTAGCACAATACAACCAAATTAGAAATAGAGCCAATGCTACAGAATTAGCTAGTATTGGTGGTTTGTCTAAAGCCGATTTTAGAAAACTAATTGTAGCAGAACGCCAAAGAGAACTTGCTTACGAAGGAGACCGCCTATGGGATCTTAGACGTACAAATACGGTACAAAGTAATGTTACAAAAGCAGCTGGCTTATCTCCAGATGCAGTAGCTTTTTACCCTATTCCGCAACGTGAGATAGATTTAAATCCAAACATCAACTAA
- a CDS encoding SusC/RagA family TonB-linked outer membrane protein, translating to MKYEFQKSIIFIVFLIFGFSGVAQIKVTGTVKSNDGIPLLGVTIMENGSATNGVTTDFDGNFSIEMNNLNTELVVSYIGFVTQTISVNSSAAITVILEEDLEQLSEVVVVGYGSVKKSDLTGSVTSVEMANIPSKPSNSIDGLLQGQVAGVQVIAASDTPGAGAVIRIRGGSSLRGGNDPLVVVDGFPIGYAGDLKQISPQDIASMEVLKDASAAAIYGSRGANGVIIITTKKGAKHSTEVTVSQQNTFTRFTSDLNLWRDPVLMAELSNESRTNGGFTPVYIGSRDANGVYYPSVGELKNGDWSYNTRWDDVVFRDPVSNNTNLAIRSQTDRTQFSLSTTYYTNEGVYIEDDYEKLNINLNVTHKIYDDKVTIGGNVIYSKGNRNNNGGLAYWRNPIFPVYLEGNPSNDYFLAGSQDYSHPTALTENRTNKNKFLDFIGSAFVEIQFIPTLKLKTQVNHKFGRSITDYYNPKRYTEDGTFNNGSGGVNNWESSETVAETFLTFNDMFKEKHSFTAMAGFSYQGYEARTSDLRAYDFLNESLGNGNLAAGNPEKQSVANSLSETVMYSGLGRLNYSYDDKYLATFTVRTDGSSKFGANNQWAMFPSGALGWKLHKESFIENLNVFDEFKLRASYGISGNQGISPYLINSRYGQDQYYVNGRWQTTIGPGYVVGQDSQSGKKTWGGIPNPDLKWETTAQFNIGADIAFLNNRVKITADYYKKSTSDLLRERLLSPSSSYDKIWVNDGEIENQGVEVTLDGTMVNKEDWGLNGMFIFSRNKNKVVSLGDAVSSGLNTDALTGVKYEFSGNQVEAFRAIPNILAIGQPINVFYGYKVAGIIQSEAEGLAAGLTGDLAQPGEFKYRDLNEDGVIDENDRAIIGNPNPDFIASFNLNARYKNFDFSLFFNSSIGQDIFNTKAFSEPSNTPLRWTQDNTTNNYPSLRDGRTVYMSDWFIEKGSFLRLQNLSVGYTVKDLKTAWLKKGRIFMNGTNLFTITDFKGYDPELGGDGIYWGGYPKLRNWTLGVELTF from the coding sequence ATGAAATATGAATTTCAAAAAAGCATAATTTTTATTGTTTTCTTAATTTTTGGCTTCTCTGGGGTTGCACAAATTAAGGTAACCGGAACAGTAAAATCTAACGACGGAATTCCTTTGCTTGGTGTAACCATTATGGAAAATGGTTCTGCTACAAATGGAGTAACAACAGATTTTGATGGGAATTTTTCTATTGAAATGAACAATCTTAATACTGAACTCGTAGTTTCTTATATAGGTTTTGTAACACAGACTATTTCTGTAAACAGTAGTGCTGCAATAACGGTTATTCTTGAAGAAGATCTTGAGCAGCTTTCTGAAGTTGTTGTTGTAGGATATGGTTCTGTTAAGAAGAGCGATTTAACGGGATCTGTAACTTCTGTTGAAATGGCTAACATCCCATCAAAACCATCAAATTCTATAGATGGCTTATTGCAAGGTCAAGTGGCTGGTGTGCAAGTTATCGCAGCTTCAGATACTCCAGGGGCGGGCGCAGTTATTAGAATTAGAGGGGGTAGTTCTTTACGCGGTGGTAATGATCCTCTTGTTGTAGTGGATGGTTTTCCTATTGGGTATGCCGGAGATTTAAAGCAAATATCTCCTCAAGATATTGCCTCAATGGAAGTGTTAAAAGATGCATCTGCTGCCGCTATTTATGGTTCTAGAGGAGCTAATGGTGTCATTATAATAACTACAAAAAAAGGAGCAAAACACAGTACCGAAGTAACCGTTTCCCAACAAAATACATTTACCAGGTTTACGTCCGATTTGAATTTATGGAGGGATCCAGTTTTAATGGCTGAGCTAAGTAACGAGAGCAGAACTAATGGTGGTTTTACACCAGTTTATATTGGTTCTAGAGATGCAAATGGGGTGTATTACCCTTCTGTAGGGGAGCTTAAAAATGGGGATTGGTCTTACAATACACGTTGGGATGATGTCGTTTTTCGTGATCCAGTATCTAATAATACCAATCTAGCTATACGGAGTCAGACAGATAGAACCCAATTTAGTTTAAGTACAACCTATTACACGAATGAAGGGGTTTACATAGAGGATGATTATGAGAAATTGAACATTAACCTTAATGTTACTCATAAAATTTATGATGATAAAGTTACCATTGGAGGAAATGTTATTTACTCTAAAGGAAATAGAAATAATAATGGAGGACTGGCATATTGGCGTAATCCTATTTTTCCAGTTTATTTGGAAGGAAATCCTTCTAATGATTATTTTTTAGCCGGGTCACAAGATTATTCACACCCTACTGCATTAACTGAAAATAGAACGAATAAAAATAAGTTTTTAGATTTTATTGGTTCTGCTTTTGTAGAGATTCAATTTATTCCAACTTTAAAATTAAAAACCCAAGTAAACCATAAATTTGGTCGTTCTATTACAGATTATTATAATCCTAAAAGATATACAGAGGATGGTACTTTTAATAACGGTTCTGGAGGTGTTAATAATTGGGAAAGTAGTGAAACCGTTGCGGAAACGTTCTTAACGTTTAACGATATGTTTAAAGAGAAACATAGCTTTACTGCAATGGCAGGTTTCTCATACCAAGGATATGAGGCTAGAACTTCTGATTTGAGAGCCTATGATTTTTTAAATGAATCTTTAGGGAATGGTAATCTTGCTGCAGGTAATCCTGAAAAGCAATCTGTAGCGAACAGCTTATCTGAAACCGTGATGTACTCTGGTCTTGGTCGTTTAAATTATTCTTATGATGATAAATATTTAGCAACATTTACCGTGCGTACCGATGGTTCTTCAAAATTTGGAGCGAACAATCAGTGGGCGATGTTTCCTTCTGGTGCGTTAGGTTGGAAGTTGCATAAGGAGAGCTTTATTGAAAATTTAAATGTTTTTGATGAGTTTAAACTTCGCGCTAGCTACGGTATTTCTGGTAATCAAGGTATTTCTCCTTATTTAATTAATAGTAGGTACGGACAAGATCAATACTATGTAAACGGTCGTTGGCAAACAACGATTGGCCCTGGTTACGTAGTGGGTCAAGATAGTCAAAGTGGTAAGAAAACCTGGGGTGGTATTCCTAATCCAGACTTAAAATGGGAGACTACAGCACAATTTAATATAGGAGCTGATATTGCCTTTTTAAATAATAGAGTAAAAATCACAGCAGATTACTATAAAAAATCAACCTCAGATTTATTACGCGAGCGTTTACTTTCTCCTTCTTCTTCTTATGATAAAATTTGGGTTAATGATGGTGAAATAGAAAACCAAGGGGTAGAAGTAACTTTAGATGGTACTATGGTTAATAAAGAAGATTGGGGGCTAAACGGAATGTTCATTTTCTCTAGAAACAAAAACAAAGTAGTTAGCCTAGGAGACGCTGTATCATCTGGTTTAAATACCGATGCTTTAACTGGGGTTAAATATGAATTTTCTGGAAATCAAGTTGAAGCTTTTCGTGCTATACCAAACATCTTAGCTATTGGGCAACCTATAAATGTTTTTTATGGTTATAAGGTAGCTGGTATTATACAGTCTGAGGCCGAAGGTTTGGCTGCGGGACTAACGGGTGATTTGGCACAACCGGGAGAATTTAAATATAGAGATTTAAATGAGGATGGAGTTATTGATGAGAATGACCGTGCTATAATTGGTAACCCTAATCCAGATTTTATAGCAAGTTTTAATCTTAATGCGCGCTATAAGAATTTTGACTTCTCGCTTTTCTTTAACAGTAGTATTGGTCAAGATATTTTTAATACGAAAGCATTTAGCGAGCCAAGCAATACACCCTTACGTTGGACGCAAGATAACACAACAAACAATTACCCAAGTTTAAGAGATGGCCGTACTGTTTATATGTCAGATTGGTTTATAGAGAAAGGAAGTTTTTTACGCTTACAAAACCTTTCTGTAGGCTATACTGTAAAAGACCTAAAAACGGCATGGCTTAAAAAAGGTAGAATTTTTATGAACGGAACAAACCTATTCACCATAACAGATTTTAAGGGTTATGATCCTGAATTAGGCGGAGACGGTATTTATTGGGGAGGTTATCCTAAGTTAAGAAACTGGACCTTAGGCGTAGAACTAACCTTTTAA
- a CDS encoding AraC family transcriptional regulator — MNKEARILRELVPISEDDFFIVLNHHSAKFDFPIHFHPELELNLVLNSTGKRIIGDSIQEYTDCDLVLVGSNTPHAWTGEDENTKAHVVTVQFHQKFLSELALNRKLMLPIRLLLEKSKRGILFSKETLSVLKPKILRLSESQDFDSLLNFLSILYDLSIARNTKTLASHSYVDHYTIHKSRRIEKVNTYIKENLHQKILLKDVASLINMSESAFSHFFKRSTNSSFSDYVSDLRLGHAARLLIETERSINEICYDSGFNNISNFNRTFKRKMGYTPSYFRDQQKLITKH; from the coding sequence ATGAACAAAGAAGCGCGTATTTTAAGAGAATTAGTACCTATATCTGAAGATGATTTCTTTATTGTATTAAATCATCATTCTGCTAAATTTGATTTTCCGATTCATTTTCACCCAGAACTAGAACTTAACTTGGTCCTAAACTCTACAGGCAAAAGAATTATAGGAGACTCCATACAAGAATACACTGATTGTGATTTGGTGTTGGTTGGCTCTAATACACCACATGCTTGGACCGGAGAAGACGAAAACACAAAAGCCCATGTGGTTACCGTTCAATTTCATCAGAAATTCTTATCAGAACTAGCACTAAACAGAAAACTCATGCTACCTATCAGACTCCTTTTAGAGAAATCTAAAAGAGGAATTTTATTTTCAAAAGAAACGCTATCAGTTTTAAAGCCAAAAATATTACGTTTATCCGAATCACAAGATTTTGATTCCTTACTAAATTTTCTATCTATCTTATATGACTTATCTATTGCTCGCAATACTAAAACACTAGCAAGTCACTCATACGTGGACCACTATACCATTCACAAAAGTCGCAGAATAGAAAAAGTGAATACTTATATTAAAGAAAACTTACATCAAAAAATACTTCTAAAAGATGTAGCAAGCTTAATAAATATGTCAGAATCTGCTTTTAGCCATTTCTTCAAAAGAAGCACTAATTCCTCATTTTCCGATTACGTTAGTGACCTACGACTAGGGCATGCCGCTAGACTTCTAATAGAAACAGAACGCTCTATTAATGAAATTTGCTATGACAGTGGCTTTAACAACATTTCAAACTTCAACAGAACCTTTAAACGAAAAATGGGATATACTCCAAGTTATTTTAGAGATCAACAAAAACTGATTACAAAACACTAA